One Brassica napus cultivar Da-Ae chromosome A1, Da-Ae, whole genome shotgun sequence genomic region harbors:
- the LOC106434732 gene encoding peptidyl-prolyl cis-trans isomerase → MANPRVFFDMTLDGAPAGRIVMELYKDTTPNTAENFRALCTGEKGVGKKGKPLHFKGSAFHRVIPGFMCQGGDFTAGNGTGGESIYGDKFKDENFVKKHTGAGILSMANSGPNTNGSQFFICTAETSWLDGKHVVFGKVVEGMEVVKAIEKVGSSSGTTKKKVVVADCGQVA, encoded by the coding sequence ATGGCTAACCCAAGAGTCTTCTTCGACATGACCCTCGACGGCGCCCCCGCCGGCCGCATCGTGATGGAGCTTTACAAAGACACGACGCCGAACACCGCCGAGAACTTCCGCGCCCTCTGCACCGGCGAGAAAGGCGTCGGAAAGAAGGGAAAGCCGCTCCACTTCAAGGGATCGGCCTTCCACCGCGTGATCCCCGGGTTCATGTGCCAGGGAGGCGATTTCACCGCCGGGAACGGGACCGGCGGGGAGTCGATCTACGGCGATAAGTTCAAGGACGAGAACTTTGTTAAGAAGCACACCGGGGCGGGGATCCTCTCCATGGCGAACTCTGGTCCCAACACCAACGGATCTCAGTTTTTTATCTGCACCGCGGAGACGTCGTGGCTCGATGGGAAGCACGTGGTGTTTGGGAAGGTTGTTGAAGGTATGGAGGTTGTGAAGGCGATTGAGAAGGTTGGATCGTCTTCTGGGACGACTAAGAAGAAGGTTGTTGTTGCTGATTGTGGTCAGGTTGCTTAG
- the LOC106410960 gene encoding type III polyketide synthase B, protein MGSIDATELGSEKKPNPGKATILAIGKAFPHQLVMQEYLVDGYFKTTNCDDPELKQKLTRLCKTTTVKTRYVVMSEEILTKYPELAIEGGSTVKQRLDICNDAVTEMAVEASKACIKKWGRSISDITHLVYVSSSEARLPGGDLYLAKGLGLSPETHRVLLYFVGCSGGVAGLRVAKDIAENNPGSRVLLATSETTIIGFKPPSADRPYDLVGVALFGDGAGAMIIGSDPDPISEKPLFELHTAIQNFLPDTEKTIDGRLTEEGINFTLSRELPQIIEDNVESFCKKLIGKAGLTPKDYNQMFWAVHPGGPAILNRMEKRLNLSPEKLSPSRRALMDYGNASSNSIVYVLEYMLEESRKARNMKEVENEWGLILAFGPGVTFEGIVARNLDV, encoded by the exons ATGGGAAGCATCGACGCAACAGAGTTGGGTTCAGAGAAGAAACCAAATCCAGGGAAAGCCACCATTCTTGCTATCGGAAAAGCCTTTCCTCACCAGCTTGTGATGCAAGAGTACTTGGTTGATGGCTACTTCAAAACCACCAACTGTGATGACCCTGAACTCAAACAGAAGCTTACTCGTCTCT GCAAGACAACGACGGTGAAGACAAGGTATGTTGTAATGTCAGAGGAGATACTAACGAAGTATCCAGAACTCGCCATTGAAGGAGGATCCACCGTGAAGCAGCGTCTGGACATATGCAATGACGCTGTCACTGAAATGGCAGTGGAAGCTTCTAAAGCCTGCATCAAGAAATGGGGCCGTTCTATCTCCGACATAACTCACCTTGTGTACGTCTCCTCAAGCGAAGCTCGTCTTCCTGGTGGAGACCTGTACTTAGCCAAAGGACTTGGTCTCAGCCCCGAGACACACCGTGTTCTGCTCTACTTCGTAGGCTGTTCTGGTGGCGTTGCAGGCCTCCGTGTAGCCAAAGACATAGCCGAGAACAATCCGGGCAGTAGAGTTTTGCTTGCGACGTCTGAGACAACCATCATTGGGTTCAAACCCCCGAGTGCAGATAGACCGTATGATCTTGTTGGGGTCGCGTTGTTTGGTGATGGAGCTGGAGCTATGATCATCGGATCCGATCCAGACCCCATCTCTGAGAAGCCTCTCTTTGAGCTTCACACTGCAATTCAAAACTTCCTTCctg ACACTGAGAAGACCATCGATGGGAGGCTAACGGAAGAAGGGATAAACTTCACGCTGTCGAGAGAGCTTCCGCAGATTATAGAAGACAACGTGGAGAGTTTCTGCAAGAAGCTAATAGGAAAAGCGGGACTGACTCCTAAAGACTATAACCAGATGTTCTGGGCGGTTCATCCAGGTGGACCAGCCATCTTGAACCGAATGGAAAAGCGGCTTAACCTCTCGCCAGAGAAGCTGAGTCCAAGCAGAAGAGCTCTCATGGACTACGGCAACGCAAGTAGCAACTCCATCGTTTATGTGTTGGAGTATATGTTGGAGGAGAGCCGGAAAGCAAGGAACATGAAGGAAGTTGAGAACGAATGGGGTCTGATTCTAGCTTTTGGACCTGGTGTTACTTTTGAAGGCATCGTTGCTCGAAACCTTGATGTTTGA
- the LOC111212999 gene encoding uncharacterized protein LOC111212999 has translation MGKSEGSSSGAISSSKKKNEGPLCHCKRRTSMAKAWTNDNPGRRFWLCNPHGFVAWIDLEEQNGWQKQSLLEARDVMDRLREEIKVLKQSPWTTSQQATIEDSTALLLEEGDRLAEEKKKLEIALITSVEKEKLLRQFLILSWGGFIVITIIIVFAMLKK, from the coding sequence ATGGGTAAGAGTGAAGGCTCGAGTTCAGGTGCAATATCATCCTCTAAGAAGAAGAACGAAGGTCCTTTATGCCACTGCAAGAGACGAACGAGTATGGCAAAAGCGTGGACAAACGATAATCCGGGTCGAAGGTTTTGGTTGTGTAATCCTCATGGGTTCGTGGCTTGGATTGATTTAGAGGAGCAAAATGGTTGGCAGAAACAGAGTTTACTGGAGGCGCGAGATGTGATGGATCGTCTGAGAGAAGAAATCAAAGTCCTTAAACAGTCACCTTGGACAACTTCTCAACAAGCCACTATTGAAGATTCAACTGCATTATTGTTGGAGGAAGGGGACAGACTCGCAGAGGAGAAGAAAAAACTAGAAATTGCGCTTATAACATCGGTTGAAAAGGAGAAATTGCTAAGGCAATTTCTTATTCTTTCATGGGGAGGCTTCATTGTTATcacaatcatcatcgtctttGCCATGTTAAAGAAGTAG
- the LOC106434729 gene encoding probable alkaline/neutral invertase B, with the protein MSSLNLNVDVNQNGDIKKADTLDDINDIDFSKLLEKPRPLNIERLRSLDERSLTELSGSPQLRNADNASRVHDHADYVASPSVGRRSGFNTPRSVHGFESHPMVGEAWDALRRSMVYFRGQPVGTIAAVDNSEEKLNYDQVFVRDFVPSALAFLMNGEPDIVRNFLLKTLRLQSWEKKIDRFQLGEGVMPASFKVFHDPVRNHETLIADFGESAIGRVAPVDSGFWWIILLRAYTKSTGDSSLADMPECQKGIRLILSLCLSEGFDTFPTLLCADGCCMIDRRMGVYGYPIEIQALFFMALRCALLVLKHDGEGKEMVEQIVKRLHALSYHMRSYFWLDLKQLNDIYRYKTEEYSHTAVNKFNVIPDSLPEWIFDFMPSHGGFFIGNVSPARMDFRWFALGNCIAILSSMATPEQSTAIMDLIESRWEELVGEMPLKVCYPAIESHEWRIVTGCDPKNTRWSYHNGGSWPVLLWLLTAACIKTGRPQIARRAIEVAEARLHKDNWPEYYDGKLGRYVGKQSRKCQTWSIAGYLVAKMMLEDPSHVGMVALEEDKQMKPVMRRSNSWTC; encoded by the exons ATGTCGAGTTTGAATCTGAACGTAGATGTAAATCAGAACGGAGATATCAAGAAGGCTGATACGCTAGACGATATCAATGACATTGATTTCTCCAAGTTGCTAGAGAAGCCGAGGCCGTTGAACATCGAGAGACTGAGATCACTCGACGAAAGGTCTCTCACTGAGTTATCCGGCTCACCGCAGCTTAGAAACGCGGATAATGCTTCTCGAGTCCATGATCACGCTGATTACGTGGCTTCACCGAGCGTGGGTAGGAGGTCTGGATTCAACACTCCTCGGTCTGTTCATGGGTTTGAGTCTCATCCTATGGTGGGAGAGGCGTGGGATGCTTTGAGAAGGTCTATGGTGTACTTCCGTGGACAGCCTGTTGGGACTATTGCTGCTGTGGATAACTCCGAAGAGAAACTCAACTATGATCAG GTGTTTGTGAGAGACTTTGTACCAAGTGCTTTGGCGTTCTTGATGAACGGAGAACCAGATATAGTGAGAAACTTTCTTTTGAAGACTCTTCGTCTTCAGTCGTGGGAGAAAAAGATTGATAGGTTCCAGCTTGGTGAAGGAGTTATGCCTGCTAGCTTCAAAGTTTTCCATGATCCCGTTAGAAACCATGAAACGTTGATAGCTGATTTTGGCGAGAGCGCAATTGGGAGAGTGGCGCCGGTTGATTCTGGATTCTGGTGGATTATTCTGCTCAGAGCCTACACAAAATCTACTGGAGACTCTTCTCTTGCTGACATGCCTGAATGCCAGAAGGGTATACGGTTGATACTAAGCCTTTGTCTCTCTGAGGGGTTTGATACCTTTCCCACTCTCTTATGCGCTGATGGCTGCTGTATGATTGATCGTAGGATG GGAGTTTATGGTTACCCGATAGAGATTCAAGCCCTCTTCTTTATGGCCTTAAGGTGTGCACTGCTCGTACTTAAACACGATGGAGAAGGTAAAGAGATGGTGGAACAGATAGTGAAGCGACTCCATGCATTGAGCTACCACATGAGAAGTTACTTTTGGCTAGACTTGAAACAGCTTAATGACATTTACCGATACAAGACAGAGGAGTATTCCCACACCGCTGTCAACAAGTTCAACGTAATCCCTGATTCTCTTCCGGAATGGATTTTCGACTTCATGCCATCTCACGGAGGGTTTTTCATTGGCAATGTTAGCCCAGCGAGAATGGATTTCCGTTGGTTTGCGTTGGGAAATTGTATAGCCATATTGTCTTCCATGGCTACTCCTGAACAGTCAACCGCAATTATGGATCTCATAGAATCTCGCTGGGAAGAGTTGGTTGGAGAAATGCCACTGAAAGTTTGCTACCCTGCAATAGAAAGCCATGAATGGAGAATTGTAACTGGTTGTGACCCCAAAAACACCCGATGGAGTTACCACAATGGAGGGTCCTGGCCAG TGCTGCTGTGGCTACTGACGGCTGCTTGTATTAAAACTGGTCGACCTCAAATAGCAAGACGAGCAATTGAAGTAGCTGAGGCTAGGCTTCATAAAGACAACTGGCCTGAGTACTACGATGGAAAGCTAGGGAGATACGTTGGGAAGCAGTCTCGAAAATGCCAGACCTGGTCAATCGCCGGATACTTAGTAGCTAAGATGATGCTGGAAGATCCATCACATGTCGGTATGGTTGCTCTTGAGGAAGACAAACAAATGAAACCCGTTATGAGAAGATCCAACTCCTGGACTTGTTGA
- the LOC106434739 gene encoding probable amidase At4g34880 — MERSNLLLGVDHFFSAFHLLTSTFSIQEATLEDIRLAFNEKRLTSKQLVEFYLEEISNLNPILFAVIETNPDALIQAENADRERELKDVTTELPFLHGVPILLKDLISTKDKLNTTAGSLALLGSVVRRDAGVVKRLRESGAVILGKASLSEWAHFRSFAIPSGWSARGLQGKNPYVLTADPCGSSSGSAISVAANLVAVSLGTETDGSILCPSSQNSVVGFKPTVGLTSRGGVVPVSLRQDSVGPICRTVSDAVIVLDAIVGYDPLDEATKTASQFIPKGGYKQFLTASGLKGKRLGVVMKHSLLDHPIEMLRREGATVIEDLSIPNMEVIKDWTKSGERTALLAEFKMSLNAYLKVLVKSPVRSLADVIAYNEKFAEEEKVEEWGQELFLAAEATNGMGKKERTALQKMEKLSRNGLEKLMKEKELDAIVSLGSKMSNVLAIGGCPGINVPAGYDSEGVPFGITFGGLRFSEPKLIEIAYGFEQSTLIRKPPKFKAQGTQRKQSCCFL, encoded by the exons ATGG AACGAAGCAACCTGCTGCTTGGCGTTGACCATTTTTTCTCTGCGTTTCATCTTCTCACATCAACGTTCTCGATCCAAGAAGCTACACTTGAAGACATAAGACTTGCTTTCAACGAGAAACGACTTACATCAAAGCAGCTCGTCGAGTTCTACCTCGAAGAGATCTCCAACCTCAACCCGATACTCTTTGCAGTCATTGAGACGAATCCAGACGCTTTGATCCAAGCTGAGAACGCAGACAGAGAACGTGAGCTGAAAGACGTCACCACCGAGCTTCCTTTCTTGCACGGTGTTCCGATTCTGCTCAAGGATTTAATCTCCACCAAGGACAAACTTAACACCACGGCTGGCTCCTTGGCCTTGCTCGGTTCCGTCGTGAGACGAGACGCGGGTGTTGTCAAGAGACTGAGAGAGTCAGGTGCTGTGATCTTGGGCAAGGCGAGCTTAAGCGAATGGGCTCATTTTCGATCTTTCGCTATCCCAAGTGGTTGGAGCGCGCGTGGCCTCCAAGGAAAG AATCCGTATGTCTTAACTGCGGATCCGTGTGGGTCAAGTAGTGGTTCAGCTATATCCGTGGCGGCTAATCTTGTGGCTGTGTCACTTGGGACTGAAACCGATGGTTCCATCCTCTGTCCATCGAGTCAGAACTCGGTGGTCGGGTTTAAACCGACTGTCGGGCTGACTAGCCGAGGCGGTGTTGTTCCTGTCTCCTTGAGACAGGACAGTGTAGG GCCGATATGTAGGACAGTTTCAGATGCTGTTATTGTCCTTGATGCTATTGTGGGTTATGATCCCTTGGACGAAGCCACAAAGACTGCATCCCAGTTCATACCCAAAGGCGGTTACAAGCAGTTTCTGACAGCTAGTGGCCTTAAGGGGAAGAGACTAGGGGTCGTTATGAAGCATTCTCTTCTTGATCATCCCATTGAAATGTTAAG ACGAGAAGGCGCCACCGTCATTGAAGATCTGTCGATACCGAACATGGAAGTCATTAAGGATTGGACTAAGAGCGGTGAAAGAACAGCACTCTTGGCTGAGTTCAAGATGTCTCTGAATGCATATCTTAAAGTTCTTGTGAAATCACCGGTCCGGTCCTTAGCAGATGTTATTGCTTACAACGAGAAATTCGCTGAAGAG gaAAAGGTGGAAGAATGGGGACAAGAGCTCTTTCTTGCGGCAGAAGCAACCAACGGAATGGGTAAGAAAGAGAGAACAGCGTTGCAGAAAATGGAAAAACTTTCCAGGAACGGACTCGAGAAGCTGATGAAAGAAAAGGAGTTAGATGCAATCGTCTCACTTGGTTCAAAGATGAGCAATGTCCTCGCCATCGGAGGGTGTCCAGGAATCAATGTCCCCGCAGGATACGATAGCGAAGGAGTTCCGTTCGGGATAACCTTTGGAGGATTAAGATTCTCAGAGCCAAAGCTCATTGAGATAGCATATGGCTTCGAACAATCAACTTTGATCAGGAAGCCACCCAAGTTCAAAGCTCAAGGCACGCAACGAAAACAAAGTTGCTGTTTTCTATAA